One part of the Ornithorhynchus anatinus isolate Pmale09 chromosome 21, mOrnAna1.pri.v4, whole genome shotgun sequence genome encodes these proteins:
- the EIF6 gene encoding eukaryotic translation initiation factor 6, with product MAVRASFENNCEVGCFAKLTNTYCLVAIGGSENFYSVFEGELAETIPVVHASIAGCRIIGRMCVGNRHGLLVPNNTTDQELQHIRNSLPDAVQIRRVEERLSALGNVTACNDYVALVHPDLDLETEEILADVLKVEVFRQTVADQVLVGSYCVFSNQGGLVHPRTSIEDQDELSSLLQVPLVAGTVNRGSEVVAAGLVVNDWCAFCGLDTTSTELSVVESVFKLNEAQPSAIATTIRDSLIDSLT from the exons aTGGCGGTCCGGGCGTCCTTCGAGAACAACTGCGAGGTGGGCTGCTTCGCCAAGCTCACCAACACCTACTGCCTCGTGGCCATCGGAGGCTCCGAGAACTTCTACAG CGTTTTCGAGGGGGAGCTGGCCGAGACCATCCCCGTGGTGCACGCCTCCATCGCCGGCTGCCGGATCATCGGCCGGATGTGCGTCG GGAACCGGCACGGCCTCCTGGTCCCCAACAACACGACGGATCAGGAGCTGCAACACATCCGCAACAGCCTTCCGGACGCGGTGCAGATCCGCCGCGTGGAGGAGCGGCTGTCCGCCCTGGGCAACGTCACCGCCTGCAACGACTACGTGGCCCTGGTCCACCCTGATTTGGACCTG GAGACGGAGGAGATCCTGGCCGACGTGCTCAAGGTGGAGGTGTTTCGGCAGACGGTGGCCGACCAGGTGCTGGTCGGCAGCTACTGCGTGTTCAGCAACCAGGGGGGCCTCGTGCACCCCAGGACGTCCATCGAAGACCAGGACGAGCTGTCCTCCCTGCTTCAGGTCCCTCTGGTG GCCGGCACGGTGAACCGGGGGAGCGAGGTGGTGGCCGCGGGCCTGGTGGTCAATGACTGGTGCGCGTTCTGCGGCCTGGACACGACCAGCACGGAGCTGTCGGTGGTGGAGAGCGTTTTCAAGCTGAACGAGGCCCAGCCCAGCGCCATCGCCACCACCATCAGGGATTCCCTCATCGACAG cctgACCTGA